NNNNNNNNNNNNNNNNNNNNNNNNNNNNNNNNNNNNNNNNNNNNNNNNNNNNNNNNNNNNNNNNNNNNNNNNNNNNNNNNNNNNNNNNNNNNNNNNNNNNNNNNNNNNNNNNNNNNNNNNNNNNNNNNNNNNNNNNTAACGTTCGGCGCCATGTCATTAcgacaaaacatgttttatggtAAGTGagtcaatcaatcaatcaatcaatcaattaatcaatcaatcaatcaatcaatcaatcaatcaatcaatcagtcAATTAAGCAATCAatcaatttgatatttcaattcAGGAATAGATAAATGTGCAAATGGATACCCAAATTTACCTTACAAATAAATCTGTCTATCAATTCTGTATTATGTTTAAAGTAAATTCTATAATGATTTTCgaaatgaaatgtttgtgaCGActtatcattgttttttttttgtataattttactGATATTGAGAAAAGTCACTAACCCTGTTATCACATTACTCTAAATATATTGACAGACCTAAATGTTTTAATGCACTTTAATCTACATTTACGGTTCTGTCTTACTCATGTCAAAAACTATAATAAGAACATAACAGCCCACGAATCAGTGCCTGAAGTTATACCACAGACAGGGCAGTGTATCTAATAGCAACAGTGAAGAGGAAACCGTTCATAGTTTGTGTTAACGTGAGTACGGTTCGTGATTTATAGCAGCCTCTTTTCCGGGTCtctttaaatataatttgtttttttgcaaatttaaatgtaacaaaacatcattttcGTTTTGAAATCATATCGCTTTATCAAGCTTGTCAGTAGTCTAAAACACACTATCGTCTCATCATTTCCCTTATAGTTATCCTGATTGTAATGGACATTTTCTATATGATATTTATCATGTATcgtttttgtatttaatattatagtcgactgtaaatatatcaaaataaacatacgTAGACTAATTATGGCACACTACTTACTTGAAGTTAACAAATCTATTTGTGGGAGAattgtattttacatgtgtCTATTGCAAATGTATCATTGTCCTCTTAAAAACTTCCTATATATTGATGAACGACTTCCTAGCATACCTGAAGTGAAAGGCTGATTTTAAAGAAGTAAAAACAAAGGGAGCAAGTTTTCACACGTTCTTCTTCATTAGCTATTACTTCAGAAATGCCATGCATATGGATGTGTTCGTCTTATAAATATCAGTTACACAAAATTATTTAAagacaaattaaatcaataaaaaagtcATGACAttatctctctctctcaaaaaaaatacataccCCGTACCCATCATATTCAATGTTTCCTCTAGGgaaatatattaaacatatatgtatCGACCTGTACTAAGTACCGTTATAACTAGATCTGGTCATTATTTATAAGATCTTCATTTTAGTAGCCGATAGAAAAAAAAGTGCTTGATGCCTCTAGACAAGGAATAAAACGAGttatgtatttatgttataGCACAGTAAACCTGAGTATATTGAATGTATTTTCATACAAGGAACATCATATTAGTCACCGCATTactgataactatatataacattctcacATACAATTCATATCGGCTTCTCCAAACATTACTATAATGAAGACATCTAGTCTTACCCGCAACAATAAAGCATTCAACATTAGGTAATTTATGAGACACGTGGTGTTTTGTTAGTCGCCAGGCGAAGGAAACTAAGGCCGTTTTACGATTTCCTCTCggtataatatatcatatatataatgtaagatATGCagcgatattttttttctttcttatacTAATACATCACATGTAACTCTATACTGTATTTGTAACATGGCAAACATAATGTTACCGATAGATATCTGTTCCCGACATAAGCCTGTGCAGAATTGTCACCATTGCAATATCAGACGTTTGGATATTATCCCGATTCCACAGACTCCATTCGCACTTGAGCGACACAAAAATCACGATATATGAAAATTTGAATGTGCATCATAGTCTGTCACTTGATGCGATAACTTTAATACTATGGTaagtaaacatatatttataaaacgtCTAAATAAACTTCTTTTAACAATTGTTAATGCAATGTACCATCAAACGAAAAATAAATTCGATCTTTGCATTTTCAATTTGGAATCGgcttatattttaatgaaataaatagaggatatctaacagtgttttcagtaataccaaatatatttcacgagtgtggctgcgcactcgtgaaaaatatctaaatattagccaaacgagtgaaatatatttggtattactgaagacactgttagatattctgtttattacattttttatcaacgaaaaacctagCCCGTATGCttactaggcctacagcgataatttgtaaacaaaaaatgtagttcccgCTGTCCAGGTGCTGcgatatatgtcgggctttctgatcggtcaattattttggtattttctaatcattaatttgattggtgttaatcagcaaaagtgatatttttcactagtgataaatatgatatttttaactagtgaaaaatatcacttttatagaatgaatattttttgatatttcactggtaaaaatgtaataaactacTTCAACATTCTACATTTGTAAACTACCTCGAGATTTATGATATTTGAAAACCCCAAATGATTAAGTACGTCATAAACTAAATTCTAAATCTCTCCAATGGTAATATAAATAGTGTGTAGCTAATATCAACCGTCAAACAGACTAGGTGACAAAGTTTTAAACTTTAACCATTAACGATTTCGCTAGTTTACCATAACTGTCCCGGACGTTGACTGCAGCATATGACGGACTGAAATAATATATAAGAAAACTATCAACATGGGACAGGACACCAATATACTTGTTCTGGTTGTCATCTTTGTGTTGCTTCCAGGTAAGAATTGACAAAAGATGTTGGTTTGTCTTAGAGGATTTTTGTTAACGGGCACCTACAAATCTTATAAATTTAATAATACAGAATATTTTGACGGTTGATAATTATGAGAAATATACATACCAACCAATATACGTACAAATGCACCAAACCCTTTATGATAAAAGTGATATTCGACTGCATCAcataatgttgtaaaataacattatatttattatcaagAGATAACTTTCCAGCATGATAAACACTGAATCCAAGTTAATGAAAGAATACTTGTCTGTCGTTTGAGACCACTCTCACAGACATATCTTGAATAATTTGTCGACATTCACAGTTTTCTCTAATTTAATTGTGTCACTAGGCCGATGTAGTTTCTAGCCTgattgtatgacaggtgtcttGATAGACGAGGCGAGTGTCAGTGCTCTAATATTGTCATTACATAACATACCATTTCGCGTTtgcttgaaataaaaaatatgtttgttttgatatagttgattattttcattaatgttaTAGTCCTATATTGCTATTGTCTTGAATATAGGTGCTTTATTGCATTTCAAAAGGCCGCTGGTGATTTATAGGCGAAAAGTTGTGATTTTATTCGTCTTAGGCATTCTAGCGCAAGCCTCATTATTATGTACCATGtgtaaatattattaattaCATTCTGTATGGTAAGCACCATCTAGATACAATGCACGCGTGTAAATTTGGTTACGGTCATCAGTTCACCTCTAACAccataatattattttataatgcaCACATGCTGGAGAATGGACTGGATGGAAATTGGCATTGTTGTAATACAgtttacataatatacatgtaaaaaacGAGGTAACTTCTACAGCAGTATTTTAAACTGAAAATATGATTTGTAAGCTTTACTGTAACTCCACCcataaactatatatacctatttgGCAATGTTGGGTTTTGATCCCCATCAGTGGATGGCTATTGTGTTATATACAAATGGACTGTCGGCCTGTAGCTGTTGGGGGATAAGCTCAATTTGACCAAATAGGCATATCTATAAATCTCACCACAAAAATCCAATCATCTCTTAAGAAGTTACTTTCTTCCAATCATGCAAAAATCTAAACAATCTATGAAGATACCTCCCCTTCTTATTATATAATTcttatttgttgtatataaatatgtttaagtttgtttacctgttttatgtaaggAGAGGACTTATAAAGGCtctgcctgatgtccaatcctatattgatattaacatcagtcaataaaatatgttgaaattgaaaggTCATCAAAAGATAGCGCAATAtacttgtaaatatttgtaattacTATTAGGTTATATAATGATTGATATGTAACACTGGTTTACATAGTTCATGAACAGATAGGGTTCTATTGCAGGTACAAACAAGGCCACACATTCAGAATTTCTGTTTCCTTCATACGTCATATGTTGACAGACAGGTAATTTTTAGGAAGTCGTTCCTTTTATTTAAACATAGGTGTTTGCGTGATGTCAGGGACTTCCTTTATTAACAACATCAATATCATCCCGAGGGTTTCGGTACTTTgcatataatgataaatatgtcTGATTTTCCAGATAAAACACTAGGGTATGATGTTTCGCTTAGTGGGAACGCAGTGCGCTCACACCCATTAGAAATGCATCTCAACATCGGAACAATAAATACAGTAGTGACTTTATCTAGACCAGATGGATTTCAGGCTGGAATCTGTTTAGCACCGATTGGTGGAGTAAGTGGAGGATGTACTACAGGTTTAACACAGGATTTAACAACTGGAAtaactacatacaatataacatctgtatcacGGACCACAGATCAAGGTGTTTGGACAAGTACACATGGGAGTGACACTGGAAGTATTAATATCACGGTTTTAAGTGAGTATTGATATCATTCTGAATTATGTCCGATTATAGTGTGTGACTATCAACGTATAGAATGATATTCAATTacaacatgtatacattctTGATTTTGAATAGTCTGTTTTCTACCTTTTCAGTCATTTCTTAAATCAATATtgttcaaagaaaaaaaaaacccaaacaaacaaacagcgACAAAGAAACTATAATGCAATTAATAAGCTTACTGTTTTTAATTGCGTcattattatatacagtattattttAGTGTGGCCCATTACATTGTCTTTCGTCCGTGATCCGTCTTCTTGTTATCCTAACAGTTCTTATTATTGTATGTTCTTGATGAGAACTGGTGTCTTGTTATAACTTAGTTGGACACGTTTCATTATATAAGATtgatgaggaaaatattttttctggcAGGATGTTTTCTTCAATTGTCATCTAAGTTTGTCGTAGTTATTTCTTCTAGTTCCTGAATTGTGATTGGACTTCTAGAATGATTAATagaaaaacaacagacagcTGCATGGATTTGACAATTATGGAAATTTCTTGGAAAAAAACTAGcggaatttttgttttataatttttgtttcattttgtcACATTTTAAAAGGACAAAATCCTGTTTACTTATTATAAGCTTGATTAAAAACAAGCTAAAACATCGACTATGAGGTATAAATGATGCACATTGCACTAACCGCTTTATTATCATTAGGATGTACACGTAATTCTGTTCTAGTACTCGGCTAATACGGTGTTGTCTAGTCTGCTGTTTGATATTTAACCGATGATTTTCCAACTCTTGTATATTACCAGCCTTTTCTGATTTCAATAGCTTCCAAAATCTGCTTTCATTTTCCAGCCATTCCTACAGTAAACGTAAGCGAATCAGTATCTTCTATGACATTATCGTCCGGTACCATTAATACCCAACGTTTGAACATCAGAGTGACGTGTGCATATTCAGCAGTCTCACTTGGCTTGTCATTTGTGGTAAGTGTATTGTTACTTAAATTAATTTATAGTTTTCGTGATTTCTTTTCTATTAGACAATTCTATCAGAAGACATATGGCAATATTGAATAACTATTTTCACACTTAAGCTTTATCGGAGAAACCGGTGTCGAAATTCTTAATACATTACTATTAGGAatacatcatttatattttattccaGCCAACTGGAGGAGGCACTGCAATCGATGCCccatcatcaacatcaacatgtACCTCTACTGGTAACACAGGGTGTACTGACACAGATGCCAACAGTTACACCTGTGACATTACACCACAACATGAGGCAACTCTGTCACCTGGTACAACATACTACATACAAGTAGCAATAAATCTGGACGGGCAGTACCAATCTCTAGGACTAAACTCTATCATCACCGATACAGATATAATAGTGCCAGATTACACGACCTTACCCTAACCTAACAGGTGTAATTCTAAAATGGGTCCATTATGAAACGAGCATTACTCCAGAATCTAACACCGTAAATAAATGTTATGAGGATGACAGTGAAGTGTTTACATATATTGAGTGTAGCAATCTGCTACGAACGAAACATATCCATATAGCGTCCGTCGGTATAATTTAAAACCGTAAGACATTGTAATCATAAAATGTAATAACGGTGCAGCTGTAATGTCCTCAAAATTCAACTGTGAACTTTATTCAGCAGAAGTCTTATGGATCAATCTCTCTGGAAAGAAAATATTCACCAAACACCGACGAAAAGTCTCCACCACAACGACCGAGTAATGATAAAAGCTGCAAGTTGAGGGGACGGGTATTTGAGTTGGCAAGTTATCCATGCATTTGGACCAAACTATTCAAGGCCACCTTATACAAAAATAATCCCAAATGATTATAATACCTTTAATCAACAAACTGCATGAATAAAACAATCATTATAttcatgataactttatcaatacaaattgaacaatacaaaacacaaataaaaaaataaataaaaaaatcactttataaAGTATCT
This genomic stretch from Pecten maximus chromosome 13, xPecMax1.1, whole genome shotgun sequence harbors:
- the LOC117340956 gene encoding uncharacterized protein LOC117340956 isoform X2, which produces MHLNIGTINTVVTLSRPDGFQAGICLAPIGGVSGGCTTGLTQDLTTGITTYNITSVSRTTDQGVWTSTHGSDTGSINITVLTIPTVNVSESVSSMTLSSGTINTQRLNIRVTCAYSAVSLGLSFVPTGGGTAIDAPSSTSTCTSTGNTGCTDTDANSYTCDITPQHEATLSPGTTYYIQVAINLDGQYQSLGLNSIITDTDIIVPDYTTLP
- the LOC117340956 gene encoding uncharacterized protein LOC117340956 isoform X1; protein product: MINMSDFPDKTLGYDVSLSGNAVRSHPLEMHLNIGTINTVVTLSRPDGFQAGICLAPIGGVSGGCTTGLTQDLTTGITTYNITSVSRTTDQGVWTSTHGSDTGSINITVLTIPTVNVSESVSSMTLSSGTINTQRLNIRVTCAYSAVSLGLSFVPTGGGTAIDAPSSTSTCTSTGNTGCTDTDANSYTCDITPQHEATLSPGTTYYIQVAINLDGQYQSLGLNSIITDTDIIVPDYTTLP